The following are from one region of the Papaver somniferum cultivar HN1 unplaced genomic scaffold, ASM357369v1 unplaced-scaffold_132, whole genome shotgun sequence genome:
- the LOC113333373 gene encoding L-galactose dehydrogenase-like: MAKLELRELGNTGLKLSSVGFGASPLGNVFGNVSEKDAIDTVREALNLGINFFDTSPYYGDTLSETMLGKCLEAIGVPRDQFIVSTKCGRYGSGFDFSAERVTKSIDESLSRLKLDYVDILQCHDIEFGDLDQIVNETIPALQKLKKEGKIRFIGITGLPMEVFSYVLDRVPIGSVDVVLSYCHYSINDTALEDMLPYFKSKGVGVISASPLAMGLLTERGPPEWHPASPELKSACKAAAAHCKEKGKNISKLSLQFSLSNKEISSVLVGMNSVQQVVENVDAAVELTTVWKDEDTLLEVETILQPVKNQSWPSGIQKS; this comes from the exons ATGGCAAAGCTTGAGCTGCGAGAGCTTGGGAACACAGGTCTTAAGCTAAGTTCTGTTGGATTTGGTGCATCTCCATTAGGAAACGTTTTCGGAAACGTTTCAGAAAAAGATGCCATTGATACAGTTCGTGAAGCTTTGAATCTCGGCATCAATTTCTTCGATACATCTCC gtATTATGGGGATACTTTATCAGAAACAATGTTAGGGAAATGCCTTGAAGCAATTGGAGTTCCAAGAGATCAATTTATTGTGTCCACAAAATGTGGTCGATATGGTTCGGGTTTTGATTTTAGTGCTGAGAGAGTTACAAAGAGTATTGATGAAAGTCTGTCCAGATTGAAACTTGATTATGTTGATATTCTTCAATGCCATGATATTGAATTTGGGGATCTTGATCAG ATCGTGAATGAGACCATTCCTGCACTTCAAAAGTTAAAGAAAGAAGGGAAAATTCGTTTCATTGGTATAACTGGACTTccaatggaggtttttagttatGTGCTTGATAGAGTACCTATTGGTAGTGTGGATGTGGTTTTGTCATACTGTCATTATAGCATCAATGATACAGCTCTTGAGGATATGCTACCTTACTTTAAGAGCAAGGGAGTTGGAGTGATTAGCGCTTCCCCTCTTGCAATGGGACTTTTGACGGAGAGAGGTCCTCCGGAATGGCATCCAGCTTCACCAGAACTCAAG TCTGCATGCAAAGCTGCCGCAGCTCATTGCAAAGAGAAGGGAAAGAATATTTCAAAGCTATCCCTGCAGTTTAGCTTATCGAATAAAGAAATTTCCTCGGTGTTGGTCGGCATGAACTCTGTTCAGCAG GTAGTGGAAAATGTTGATGCTGCTGTGGAGCTTACAACTGTTTGGAAAGATGAAGATACCCTGCTGGAGGTTGAAACCATTCTACAGCCTGTGAAGAATCAGAGTTGGCCTAGTGGTATTCAGAAAAGCTAA
- the LOC113332949 gene encoding lariat debranching enzyme-like isoform X1 has protein sequence MKIAVEGCMHGDLDNVYATLLHLEKVENTKIDLLICCGDFQAVRNEKDLESLNVKPKYRTMNSFWKYYSGQEVAPFPTIFIGGNHEASNYLWELYYGGWTAPNIYFLGFAGVIRFGTVSIGGLSGIYNARHYHLGHYERPPYNESDIRSIYHVREYYVYKLMQVEEPIDIFLSHDWPVGITDYGDWKQLVRFKPYFEQEIQDKTLGSKAAADLLEKLKPPYWFSAHLHCKFAASVQHGESGPVTKFLALDKCLPGRKFLQIVDIPSEPGPYEIQYDEEWLEITRKFNSIFPLTRNTTWLGSVQLDKQDREWVKSKLATRGHKPFDFVQTVPPYNPNPSMSRASCSGQSRNPQTVSLLQLLELPYLLDAAAESKHSPMPYSSKHIDEAASDGDDDDAATDDVDEIELPEGTGDPVLAVESLYILKR, from the exons atgaaa ATTGCAGTAGAAGGATGTATGCATGGAGATTTAGACAATGTCTATGCAACTCTATTACATTTGGAGAAAGTTGAGAACACAAAAATTGATTTACTTATCTGCTGTGGTGACTTTCAG gctgtaaGGAATGAGAAGGATTTGGAGAGTTTAAACGTGAAGCCAAAATACAGAACCATGAATTCATTCTGGAAGTATTACTCTGGTCAAGAAGTTGCTCCTTTTCCTACAATCTTTATTGGCGGGAATCATGAAGCATCCAATTACTTGTGGGAATT GTACTATGGAGGGTGGACAGCGCCTAATATATATTTCTTGGGATTTGCTGGGGTTATAAGGTTTGGAACTGTAAGTATTGGTGGCCTGTCTGGAATTTACAATGCACGCCATTACCACTTAG GGCATTACGAGAGGCCTCCTTATAATGAGAGTGATATTCGATCTATCTATCATGTGCGTGAGTACTATGTCTACAAGCTCATGCAAGTTGAAGAACCTATTGATATTTTCCTCTCACATGATTGGCCTGTGGGTATCACCGACTACGGAGATTGGAAGCAACTAGTTCGTTTCAAACCCTATTTTGAGCAAGAG ATTCAGGATAAAACCTTGGGAAGTAAAGCCGCTGCAGATCTGCTGGAGAAATTGAAGCCTCCTTACTGGTTTTCTGCTCATCTGCATTGCAAATTTGCAGCATCGGTCCAGCATGGGGAGAGTGGTCCAGTTACAAAATTTCTTGCACTTGATAAGTGTCTCCCTGGTCGCAAATTTTTGCAG ATTGTGGATATTCCATCAGAGCCTGGACCATATGAGATTCAGTATGATGAAGAATGGCTTGAGATTACAAGGAAGTTCAATTCCATCTTTCCTTTAACTAGAAATACCACATGGTTGGG GAGTGTACAGCTTGACAAGCAAGATCGCGAATGGGTTAAGAGTAAGCTGGCAACTAGAGGCCACAAGCCTTTCGATTTTGTGCAGACTGTGCCTCCCTACAATCCCAACCCCTCAATGTCGAGGGCATCCTGTTCTG GGCAATCGAGAAACCCGCAAACAGTATCTCTATTGCAGCTTTTAGAACTTCCGTATCTTCTTGATGCTGCTGCGGAATCAAAACATAGTCCTATGCCCTATAGCTCAAAAC ATATAGATGAAGCTGCTTCTGATGGTGATGACGACGATGCTGCAACTGATGACGTGGACGAAATTGAACTTCCCGAAG GTACTGGTGACCCTGTATTAGCAGTTGAGTCATTGTACATATTGAAAAGGTAA
- the LOC113332949 gene encoding lariat debranching enzyme-like isoform X2: MKIAVEGCMHGDLDNVYATLLHLEKVENTKIDLLICCGDFQAVRNEKDLESLNVKPKYRTMNSFWKYYSGQEVAPFPTIFIGGNHEASNYLWELYYGGWTAPNIYFLGFAGVIRFGTVSIGGLSGIYNARHYHLGHYERPPYNESDIRSIYHVREYYVYKLMQVEEPIDIFLSHDWPVGITDYGDWKQLVRFKPYFEQEIQDKTLGSKAAADLLEKLKPPYWFSAHLHCKFAASVQHGESGPVTKFLALDKCLPGRKFLQIVDIPSEPGPYEIQYDEEWLEITRKFNSIFPLTRNTTWLGSVQLDKQDREWVKSKLATRGHKPFDFVQTVPPYNPNPSMSRASCSGQSRNPQTVSLLQLLELPYLLDAAAESKHSPMPYSSKHIDEAASDGDDDDAATDDVDEIELPEGDVDT, from the exons atgaaa ATTGCAGTAGAAGGATGTATGCATGGAGATTTAGACAATGTCTATGCAACTCTATTACATTTGGAGAAAGTTGAGAACACAAAAATTGATTTACTTATCTGCTGTGGTGACTTTCAG gctgtaaGGAATGAGAAGGATTTGGAGAGTTTAAACGTGAAGCCAAAATACAGAACCATGAATTCATTCTGGAAGTATTACTCTGGTCAAGAAGTTGCTCCTTTTCCTACAATCTTTATTGGCGGGAATCATGAAGCATCCAATTACTTGTGGGAATT GTACTATGGAGGGTGGACAGCGCCTAATATATATTTCTTGGGATTTGCTGGGGTTATAAGGTTTGGAACTGTAAGTATTGGTGGCCTGTCTGGAATTTACAATGCACGCCATTACCACTTAG GGCATTACGAGAGGCCTCCTTATAATGAGAGTGATATTCGATCTATCTATCATGTGCGTGAGTACTATGTCTACAAGCTCATGCAAGTTGAAGAACCTATTGATATTTTCCTCTCACATGATTGGCCTGTGGGTATCACCGACTACGGAGATTGGAAGCAACTAGTTCGTTTCAAACCCTATTTTGAGCAAGAG ATTCAGGATAAAACCTTGGGAAGTAAAGCCGCTGCAGATCTGCTGGAGAAATTGAAGCCTCCTTACTGGTTTTCTGCTCATCTGCATTGCAAATTTGCAGCATCGGTCCAGCATGGGGAGAGTGGTCCAGTTACAAAATTTCTTGCACTTGATAAGTGTCTCCCTGGTCGCAAATTTTTGCAG ATTGTGGATATTCCATCAGAGCCTGGACCATATGAGATTCAGTATGATGAAGAATGGCTTGAGATTACAAGGAAGTTCAATTCCATCTTTCCTTTAACTAGAAATACCACATGGTTGGG GAGTGTACAGCTTGACAAGCAAGATCGCGAATGGGTTAAGAGTAAGCTGGCAACTAGAGGCCACAAGCCTTTCGATTTTGTGCAGACTGTGCCTCCCTACAATCCCAACCCCTCAATGTCGAGGGCATCCTGTTCTG GGCAATCGAGAAACCCGCAAACAGTATCTCTATTGCAGCTTTTAGAACTTCCGTATCTTCTTGATGCTGCTGCGGAATCAAAACATAGTCCTATGCCCTATAGCTCAAAAC ATATAGATGAAGCTGCTTCTGATGGTGATGACGACGATGCTGCAACTGATGACGTGGACGAAATTGAACTTCCCGAAGGTGATGTGGATACCTAA